The genomic stretch CGGAAATATACCCGTAGctaggttttttacaaatatttattttattatggcaCCGATTCAAAATACTTTCAGTAGGTACCAATTGTATTCACACCATAACACATATATGTACACATGTTGTAGTTGTTACgaaatttacttaaatttattcaCATTTGGATACTCTAGGTACCTATAGGTATAATTTCCatcgataaataattattacatgaCAAGATCATTTGGTACATTTATACCAAAGAAGCAAGTTAAACgacataactaattaaataaatattgatttactCATTTTGTTTCAAAACTCAGATCGATCACACATAATTTTATAGATAACTATTCAAAATTTACCAAAAACCATTAGGGATGGGTATAGCCACAGCTTAATGATTGATATAACATAAGATGTAACAACTCTAAAGTCGAAGCGTTCAAGATTGCGTACAGCGAACAACAAATCACAAACGCACGCGTTCATTCAAGACTTGTGATTGGTTGCACGTAGGACGCAAACATGAACGCAGCTTACGTTGTAAGTAGAAGAAAGAGGCCCTCATTTAAAAGCCTAGGAAATTCAAAAGATCTTATCtctaaagaaattttatttaggaGCATGGTGTAAGTTGTAGATgtatataatctatttattagtttggtttttgCTTTCATCGAAGCCCTCCGTTACTGCCATGTCATTGTAATCAAACTAGACttcgtaaatttatattattttggataATAGTGCAGTAAGCGCGATCTTTAGCCGGTCTGAAGTAGCGAAGTTACGAGTGGCATACGCGGTTGCttttaagaattttaagttaTCTGTGAGCAAACTTCAGCCCGGCCGAGTCAGATTGTGCGAACTGCAGCTAGAGTGTAACAGTGTTATACTGCACGGCGTCGTCTTAGAGCACGCGCGTTCGCAGGGCGTCAGAAGTTGCTGTCGAAAACACCCATGGACCGAGAAATGCCTTCGTCTCGCACACAGCAGTCCAGGAACTCGTCCAAGGTTAACACGCCGTCGCGGTTTGAATCCATTTTctgaaaaaataacttaaatttagaCACGTTACTATGTACGGGTTAGATAGTAGGTAATACTTTCTTGGTATGCTCTGAGGTAATCATTATCTATTATCACAGATTAAGGATACTGAAAGGCACCAGGgtataggaaaaaaatattgtggtacattgtgctgttttggcacaacGAAAAGCTATGAAtccaaagaagaagaaaaatactGTCAATAATATTTCAGCCAACGGAGGCCAGTAAGGGTCAGTGGTAGACTTTAACTttgtagagaactctcaggcatacagttTTTTTTCCTCCAATGTGATATTTAAACGCCTTTAACTCCGAAAACTTGGAGACACGTGAACGGCACATCGAAATCGGTTCTCCAGAATGAGAGGCAAATATCATAgcctctaggctatcaccaatTTATCAACACCACATAGGACCCCAAAATACCTACGCTCACTACGTCTGTCTGATTGTCACGGAATGtacgctatttttttttataataattaattaaagttttcaaGTAACTAGGCGAAAGCGTAGTAAGAAACGTGTATGATCGTTCAAACAAAATTGACCAACGTACCGTCAGATTGGCTAGTGTGAGATTCGATCGCACCAGAACCAGTTATTGATTTGAACAAGTTATGATACTTAGAAATAGTATTATCATTAGATGGCGCTCTTCcaattccatacaaatcttaGTTAACTTCCACGTGATCGGAAaagtagaaaacaaaaacaataggtAGAAAACCTCACACTAGGCACCCTGAATTATTTTTGTCACTCAGGGTGCCACTATCGTTACTTTGAAAGCTTTCAATAGGAGTATTTGCCTCACCTGGAATAGCCTCTCCACTTTATCCCGAACAACTTCCTCGTCAACCATAGGCTCCACGATTTTACCCATGAGGTCGTAAATCGCAGTGACGATTTCTGTCATTTCTTCCTTCGTTATGAATCCGTCGCCGTTTATGTCGTACAAGGAGAAGGTCCACCGCAGTTTCTCTTCTAAAGTACCTCTTGATAGTATGGATAGACCCGTAACAAATTcctgcaaatataaataaaaataaataaattcatatatcCAACTGTTCTCCCAATTGCTCGGAAATTAGAAACCTTTTCTATATAAGCACCACAGcggggctagcacgggcgggagataaaaattatatccatacaagggatataattaacgtgtccaccggctaaatcacgggaacataagataggagaagtttacccccgtttattaatacccATAATATTCGacgtcgattggcgcagtttgcaccgaccgtgctttctgagtccaaggccgtggttttgattcccactactggaaaatgtttgtgtgatgagcatgaatgtttttcagtgtctggttgtttataattatattctaagtatttatgtatattatttataaaaatattcatcagtcatcttagtacccataacacaagctacgcttactttggggctagatggcgatgtgttatggtcgtagtatatttattatatttggatataatttccacttgtgcgccagtgctctgggagttgataaagctgtgggagaaggtaaatttatatcctttccccggggagataattgtctcctgaccatgctagccgtgcaggtgtgTAACAAATTACAGTAAATTCACTAAAAGTTGtctcttaaattaataaactataatataaatataataatatactttaatataatacaaaatataaaggaCAGGGGACGAGGTATAGTGAATGGATGGTTGGCTGTTATAACTGTTATAATAGGACCGttacaaatttttaaagaaaaatataccaAGCGTCGTGTTGTCGTTGTTTGCAAATTGCACGTAGTGAAcaggaattattaattaattgcagGCCTACGCCATCGATTGATCTCTGCATCAATAAATCACAGACCGCAAGATTAACCACACTTACCCTTGGCAATTAAAAGGTGACAGTTCGATGTTGGAAACTTtcaaaaagtaagaaaaacagGGCGGCGTTCGGACTTACACCTTGACCAATTCTACAGTAACAATCATTAGCTAGCTACATCTGCGACCGTTGTAAGGCCACAACTTATGAAAGATAAGGCTTGTCGATGGGGACTTGCgacacaatttaaaattcatttatttccagtaggcctaatataagcccttttgaaacgtcaggtatgtcggtttgtagtgactctaccaccggttcggaaggcagattctaccgagaagctggcaagaaactcagcagaatcGTTTGGGGAAACCTGACTAATTTACTTGCCATCACCCataggtacaaataaataagcgTGAGATATTGGGAATATTCTtttcatattcatcatcaccatcaaaccattaacggtccactacatagcacgagtctcctcccacaatgagaacgggttaaggccgtagaccaccacgctggcctagtgcggattggtggactcaaaacacctttgagaatattatgtagaactatcaggcatgcaggtgtccccacgatgttttccttaaccaaGCAAGTgctataattacataaaacgcaacataacttagaaacttGTTAAGAGGTgcgattcaaactcggccccccgatagtTAAGTCgactcaatgcgctatcaccgcttatccGCCCCATATTgctaacttataatttaattacttatattttacgtTTGGTTTAGCACGCCAAGTGGCCATCGCGAGGGATGGTTGTACTAGGTAGCCTAACTACTTACCTCAAAACTTAACAATCCGCTTCGATCTTGGTCCAATGTGTTGAACACGTAGTGTGCGTACTGCGCCGTGTTTGCTAGAAAAAAAAGATACCTATTGtactttaaactaaatataGTTTGATCTTTACCGTGATTAAGAGTTAAATCTGTGCGCGCAATTTTTGATTCATTTGGAAGTAATTCAAGAGTATCTATAACTTCAGAAATAAGTATGTATATCGAATTAAGCACCTCCTCTTATCTGTTGACAATGTAAGTTAGTTTTTCTGTTCaagcattaatttaatatttataagtggtttcaagtaaataaaaacacattaggTACACATTTAGATACAAACTATTTGTTTTCCTATCGATCCTTTGCCCGTACAGCGAAGGCGTATAGCACACGACTTGCCGCAGGCCGTAGCTTACATATAAGACGCGCCGCGACTCCCGCGACGAATCGCCGCAGCTTGTTCTAATTTAATAGTGCACACAactattgtatttataatgtgACGTCAAAGGACTTTCACGGTTTCATATAAATTCTTAAAGGTAGGTCGACTGCGATTGATTGAAAGTATTTCAAGTCATATgcatgaatttttaaaaatccactAGCTTGGCTTGTCTGCATAGCGTAGTATACTTATCTCTTGGGTGAGTATGATAGTACAGGTCGCTCACTACTCACTaagcataatattattgtgGAAACTGTCGCGGGGTTTCTGGTGTGCgcgttaatttatttgttaacatTGTTATATTGACTTAAATGACTCACTATAAGGTATGACGTACCTATCTATTTCTCATAAAGTTCTTCCGcaactaatttaaaaattttatcatgCACGTGAACTCATaacggtatttttttaaaagataactTCTTGAATGAAATATAGCGCCACCTATGGGGATTCAAAACAAAAAGGGTTCTAAATTTTGTTTTCTGTTTATCCAAACTGAGGCAAAGTAATAGGCATGACCAGCACAgcttattcatatttataatctgGAATGGaagagaaaacaaacaaaaaaatgaaaatcattaatcaatacatttaatttatttacttccaATAGGTACATCAAAGATTAGAGATGACAGTTACTGAGATGGACACAGGTCCAATAAATTACAGTTACCCACATAGAAACACGTCATGATGCCTAAGCTCTTCAGCATTTAAAATACTGGCTGATAGTAGACACGTTAACTAAAAATTATCACAATGGAATAATAGTTGAAGTTACCTAGAACATTTGGTTTACCTCAAATTATCCACATATTTGTTTCGAATTTCCGAGACACAATccgagagaaaaaaaaagaatcagtGATGGTCATTGTGTCTCcgaaattaaacattttacagataataattttaggtattaaaattaacttaatgtTAAACTTTTGAGATGGGTCGAtcttcccacaactggacagttccttattttataatttacactagAGTGCCTCCCGTCTGCTGCTGGTACACCTCTATTGTATCACCCTCTTCCATCTCCAGTGACGTTGGTGTGTCATTTTCATTGATAGGCTGACCATCAAATCTGAATCGCACTACTTGCATTGATAGGCCCTGAAAGTAAGCAAAATGGAGATAATTAGATAGTGTGAAGAGaacttcaatatttaaatattaaccattttgttaatgttttaacagacacaaattataaattaataataataaaaatgaggaAACTAAAGAGAAACTAAAACTAAGGTAACTAagaaaatgtaaacatttttatttataccataCCAAAACCATATTACCCGAGGTATAAAGGTCAGTGTAGAAGGACAGCAAATTTCTACAGATTCTTTCCTTCTAGAAGCCCCACTATCTGAGTATTAATTCAGAAATGAAATTTGAGAGttgttttatttggatatatacAGAAAGTCAGCAAAGTTATGTTACAGCAAATAAGACTCATTTGTATACATAGAAATTTCCACATTATAAAGCAAGATATATTGTCATTGGTGATAACTagtcataaatttaaaactaagttATGAGAATTCTACACCCTTGTCTTTTTACACCCACAATAGTATCAGTATCCACATTTGTTATTTGAAGAATTTAGTTCTGCAATAAGACTTTTCTATTaccttaagtttattataatgcatGTTTCTGCAAACTAGCTAATATGTTTATCATTACAATGACAGCTTCAAcagtatgaataaaattatggtttttttttttttaaataaccggTTTACCCTGGGCAAGGATAGGCAAGGAAGGAAAAAGGGTAACTAAaccatatattttgttttaataataacagttttttaTAATGGTGTAATTGTATATCACCTATTGTGCAGTAAATGGCCAGCATCCTTAAAGGATGCAACTATTTTCATTCTAgaaatattgatgatgattattgataataacttgggtgttttaataaatttccaaCACGACAGATTCTTGGGAAAGATTTTTGTATCATAAATAATGTACAGCGGTTAGcactaaattttgtttattttaaagtaaaaatagataaacaaagttcaaaatattgaaataattacttCACCAACAACCAGGATTTAGTTTCTAAGAAATTATctcaatattttgtatttattatattattaattttaatattcccCTAGAGGGGTGTTATCAACCCATTTTTGTCCAACACCTTGGTACAGGTCTCCTTTCAGAGTAAGAAGGGTCAAAGCTGTAGTCTACTAAACTGTACTTGCCACAAAACTTGCAGCGATGCAGGTTTCATCAAGATATTTTTCTTGTTATATTAAATGATATTTGATTGCCTAGGGACCATTGCCTTATTGCAAGAATGAAAATGGGCTaccaaatgcatataaaatattagtatagatagatatagacaATGCTTGCACTTGACCGCAACATTGCCTGACGGGAATTGTAGATGTGGCCTAGAAGATGGGATTTGCTTGAATGGTAGATTTGACCCCATCCTCTTTAGTTCTACAGATTCAGTCAGAATTctattttttcacaattccaaAATTTAGCTGTTgcgtataaaattataatacaaattgcTTCAGATAGTAATCTGCAATTTGTGAAATTCTCTTcacattgaaatttaatttaatgtgaaATGATAAAATCTTCCCTACAAGACATGCTCAGTAACATATAAGTACCCATTTAAAGCAGAGCAGCcaccataaaaaaaatgaatactaTACACATTAATGCTGAAATGTTTGTATAGGTACCTGGTTGTGCAAATTCTCTCTTATTTGCATTAGATATTTTGTTTATCAAAGAATGATATATCCAttatatcttaaaaataaaaaaaaaattgtgcagCACCTACTAtgcattatttaatatacaaaaatcttTCCAAAAAAACTGTTGTGGTGGAGATTGATTAAACACACccaagttatcatcatcaatatttcCAGAGTGAAATCCCTGAAAACGGGCGCTGGCCATTTACTGCGCAATACACCATCACAAACAATATAATctattgtaatatataaataaatatattgaatatattattaagttgcTCTATTAGTGAGATACCTACTGTatataaacaaagaaaagtataaagaTTATTGGAAAACTGTTACAAACTGCCTTACGAATGAATAAACGTGCTACACAACGAAATGACCGGCTTTTGCTTCTTTACACTTTAGCTTCCATTTGTCTGTATTTTAGGAGTTAATAGTCTTTAGAGTGACGACAAGACGATGGGATTTTACACTCATAACATTATTACACAAGCTGAGGATACTTACCGCTCTATCACAGTACGCATTCATCAATTTTCTGAGTGGTGTGTGTTTCTTAATTTTGAACTGCACTATAGCGTTATCCTGCCCTAAGACTTTCAAGTTGATGTGTTCGGTTTCTCCCtggaaataaatcaattatatatacactttGTTGTAATCGCAGGATACACAGTCACACTATAGGATGAAGAAATAACCACATTGCATTGAGAACGCCATGTCTGTTTCGTTTTCATTATGATTAAGCTTCAACTgatattatagaataatatgtACCTTCTTTTCGTCAGACATCTtgggataattttatttattgttttgtttaaacaCTGAACAAAGAACTGAACAGATTTATCAAAAAACCACAAAACTTTTCACTATGACAGATTTGCGACCCGGTGGCGTGGTAATGGCGGCGTCTACACGATCGAGTGGCTTGGAGGAAACAGTCAATGCTGCCAACATGCGCAGCAGAGTTAATATCGGCGCGCTTCTGCGCGCTGGGTTCAGAGTGTTGTAGCTTGAAATAAAGTGCACAAACTTGTATTTTTCTGTAACGCAAAGAAGTTATAAACCTTTGTTTAGATTTATTTCttactaaaattattgtattttataaatttctcaTAACTTAGTTAAGTCGTAAAAGATCTTTATGTTTTTGAATTCTTTGATTTGTCTTTTATTCCACCAATAACAGTATTATTGTAAAATGAAAAAgactgattattttttattatttttagtttaaagaaATGTAATTGATAGAATGTGAATCAAGTACTTAAAGATAAACGAATATTGTGTTGAATGACTTCCGTTAAAAAATACCAACATAATATTTGAAATGAAGCTAAATGCTAGGGCTGCCTCTTGTTTAGCCGGATATACATAGTGATGTGCATTTACTGATAAATAAAACCGGTTCCATTAAACGACTATTATTTGAAAGAAGTAACATTGataggtatttttaatatagactAGTAAAccaaagatttttttcaaattgctTTCTAAATGTCTATATAACAATAACTAACAAGGATGTGCTGAATAATTTGAAACCCTTTTCTCTGTTCAGCCCAAAAAAAGTACGTCATATGGAATGGGGATGACTCACTTTGGTAGATTTCACAGGATTACAGATCCTTTAATATTCTAACCCACATCACACACAGTTCTATGTTTGACtggtttttaatgtttatacacCGAATTGTCCGTTATTTAAAATTGTGGGCCGAtttcagttattattttattttagtaaaagtaTAGGTATTCTCGAggtaatcaattaaaataaatgaacataTTGTTTGTTAAACTctcaaatgaaattatattaatactttaatgTTTCAGATGTATTTTAAGGTTGATGTTCTGTATAACAAAATTATAGGTAAGTTAACTTGCGTTGCTGCTGATGtttaacttataaattaatagtaatagtagTCTCGAAATTAAAAACCTACAACAGACTAATTAATTATTGGTTGGTTACTAACAAGGgtcatattatgtattttaaccgTGCGTAAgtttagttctttttttatttcactacagactgcaatctcatccgGTGTTAAGAGATGATACAGTCTGGGATGGCAGACTTACCTAttagtggtatggcagttatattacaccTATTATACCTTCACTTTAACGGTTTCTATGcggcaaatacataaatatttcttgATCGTAACGCTTTAGATCTTCCACACGTATAATATAGCTAGCCGAGacaaaacattactctttataaacgaagagtggatataaacaaccgccttactcgaaatggaaaaaaattagtgacatctgcatatcgtttgtgAAATGTGCAGAAGTCGTGTGTGGGATTGAGTACCTATATGCTTTTAtgatatgattcccaaggtaattttggacctatcaatgcataagtttaaacaatgtgtgaAAACACATTCAATAAATAGTATAACaagttactatacgattgatgaaatTCGTAACgaaaaggctgcttggaagcaggttAAGCTctaatctctcacaagatagaaaattttaaagattgtactgtaaactgtaaaatgatgttgaaaaagagcaatttgctgaatttcttgccggcttttctcaagagtcactacaaacagactgacttgacgtttcaaaagtgcttatattaggcctacttgaaataaataaattttaaattttgactagcacaataatttaaaatttatatttggtcATAAATATTTGGTCGGTTATATTTCAGCGGATTATCATCGTAATCATCTTGTCAATAAATGGAAATCCACTGCCGAAATGGATATTACAGATTTTTTGTTCCAAATACCATGGTAGTGTGCCACTTGGATCCAGCGGCGACTTGCGACTAATTtgttgtcgtctgtccacctcatagAAGCAATGTTATTAAGTTTTCTATGGCCCACCTCGTCGGGGTCTAACAACGCTGTTTagcggtgcgaggtcgccattccagcacgttGGGACTacattggttctccgagctaagtCGGAAACTTTGGTTctgctacggatctcctcattcacGTAAAGACATaccgagcatagctc from Pararge aegeria chromosome 15, ilParAegt1.1, whole genome shotgun sequence encodes the following:
- the LOC120629927 gene encoding small ubiquitin-related modifier 3; protein product: MSDEKKGETEHINLKVLGQDNAIVQFKIKKHTPLRKLMNAYCDRAGLSMQVVRFRFDGQPINENDTPTSLEMEEGDTIEVYQQQTGGTLV